The following proteins come from a genomic window of Eretmochelys imbricata isolate rEreImb1 chromosome 11, rEreImb1.hap1, whole genome shotgun sequence:
- the LOC144272005 gene encoding gamma-crystallin B-like, producing MGKIILFEDRNFQGRSVECSSDRPDLQSQLSRCNSVRVESGCFMLYERPNFQGQQFFLKRGDYPDMQSESFSTSIKSCRMIPPHRGTYRIKIYEKEDHRGNMVELTEDSPQVMDQLRSPEMLSCSVLDGHWILYELPNYRGRQHLLRPGEYRRCSEWGSMSGKVGSLRRATDLY from the exons ATGGGAAAG ATCATCCTTTTCGAGGACAGAAACTTCCAGGGCCGCTCTGTTGAGTGCAGCAGCGACCGTCCAGATTTGCAAAGTCAGCTCAGCCGCTGTAACTCTGTCCGTGTGGAAAGTGGCTGCTTCATGCTCTATGAACGTCCCAACTTCCAGGGACAGCAGTTCTTTCTGAAACGGGGGGATTATCCTGACATGCAGTCTGAGAGTTTCAGCACCTCCATTAAGTCCTGCCGGATGATCCCACCT CACAGGGGCACCTATAGGATAAAGATCTATGAGAAGGAGGATCACAGAGGCAACATGGTAGAGTTAACCGAGGACTCGCCGCAAGTCATGgaccagctacgctcccccgagATGCTCTCTTGTTCTGTGCTGGACGGGCACTGGATCCTTTACGAATTGCCGAATTACAGAGGGCGCCAACACCTGCTGAGGCCAGGGGAGTACAGGAGATGCAGCGAGTGGGGCTCTATGAGTGGCAAAGTCGGCTCTTTGAGACGTGCCACTGATCTTTATTGA